A region of Rhizobium grahamii DNA encodes the following proteins:
- a CDS encoding phosphoribosyl-ATP diphosphatase, whose protein sequence is MSEFTLADLEKIVDSRSKASPDESWTAKLVASGQPKAAKKLGEEAIEAVMAAITDDRENLTYEAADLLYHLLVVLKVAGIPLQSVMAELERRTAQSGLKEKASRQSS, encoded by the coding sequence ATGAGCGAATTTACCCTCGCCGACCTCGAAAAGATCGTCGATAGCAGGTCGAAGGCCTCCCCGGACGAATCCTGGACGGCAAAACTCGTTGCATCAGGTCAGCCGAAAGCCGCGAAGAAGCTCGGCGAAGAGGCGATCGAGGCCGTGATGGCCGCGATCACCGACGATCGAGAGAACCTCACCTATGAAGCCGCCGACCTTCTCTATCACCTATTGGTCGTATTGAAGGTCGCGGGCATTCCGTTGCAAAGTGTCATGGCGGAGCTTGAGCGCCGTACCGCTCAATCCGGCCTGAAAGAAAAGGCGAGCCGGCAAAGTTCATGA
- the hisF gene encoding imidazole glycerol phosphate synthase subunit HisF, which yields MTLKARVIPCLDVKDGRVVKGVNFVNLIDAGDPVEAAKAYDAAGADELCFLDITASSDNRETIFDVVARTAEQCFMPVTVGGGVRTIADIRKLLLCGADKVSINSAAVNNPDFVAEAADKFGDQCIVVSIDAKRRTTPAQGNVSAWEIYTHGGRNATGIDAVDFARKMVERGAGELLVTSMDRDGTKVGYDLELTRAIADSVRVPVIASGGVGDLDDLVAGVKQGHANAVLAASIFHFGTYSVGEAKRYMSSCGIDMRLD from the coding sequence ATGACCTTGAAGGCTCGTGTCATTCCCTGTCTCGACGTCAAGGACGGTCGCGTCGTCAAGGGCGTCAACTTCGTCAACCTCATCGATGCCGGAGATCCGGTCGAGGCTGCCAAGGCTTACGATGCCGCCGGCGCCGATGAACTCTGCTTCCTCGACATCACCGCGTCTTCGGACAATCGCGAAACGATCTTCGATGTCGTCGCACGTACGGCCGAGCAATGCTTCATGCCCGTAACCGTCGGCGGTGGTGTTCGCACCATCGCTGATATCCGCAAGCTGCTTCTCTGTGGCGCGGACAAGGTATCGATCAATTCAGCGGCGGTGAACAACCCCGATTTCGTTGCCGAAGCCGCCGACAAGTTCGGCGATCAGTGCATCGTTGTGTCGATCGACGCCAAGCGCCGGACCACGCCCGCGCAGGGCAACGTCAGCGCCTGGGAGATCTACACACATGGCGGCCGCAACGCGACTGGCATCGACGCCGTGGATTTCGCCCGGAAGATGGTCGAACGCGGCGCTGGCGAACTGCTTGTAACCTCGATGGACCGGGACGGAACAAAAGTCGGCTACGATCTCGAACTGACGCGCGCCATTGCGGATTCGGTTCGGGTGCCGGTCATTGCCTCGGGTGGCGTCGGCGATCTCGATGATCTCGTGGCGGGCGTCAAGCAGGGACATGCCAACGCTGTGTTGGCCGCTTCGATCTTCCACTTCGGCACCTATTCCGTCGGCGAAGCGAAGCGCTATATGTCGTCTTGCGGCATCGACATGCGCCTGGACTGA